One Candidatus Nitrotoga arctica genomic window, AAGCAGCGAATCTTGAATAATGGCTTTGCGTTCAGCGTCATTAATCGGACCTATTTGAGCCTGTGGCGGAACAATGAATGCACGTTCAACAATACCCGGACGGCCTTTTTCGTCCAGGCATGAAACAAGTGCTTCGCCTACGCCCAGCGTAGTAATAACGGCTTCTTCATCCAGATCGGGATTGTCATGCATGGTTTCAGCTGCTGCCTTCACAGCCTTCTGGTCGCGTGGGCTAAAGGCACGTAACGCGTGCTGAACACGGTTGCCGAGCTGACCCAGTACCTTATCCGGCACATCTGCTGGGTTTTGAGTGACGAAATATATCCCTACGCCTTTGGAACGAATCAGACGTACCACTTGTTCGATTTTATCGAGCAGTGCTTCAGGGGCATCATTGAACAGTAAATGTGCTTCGTCGAAGAAGAATACCAGCCGAGGCTTGGCGAGATCACCCGCTTCGGACAGATGCTCGAATAACTCGGAAAGCAACCACAGCAACATAGTGGAATACACTTTGGGCGAAGACATCAATTTATCGGCGGCCAGGATGTTAATCATGCCGTAGCCGTTAGCGTCGGTCTGCATCAGGTCGGTAATATTGAGCATCGGTTCACCAAAAAAACTTTCGCCGCCTTGCGTTTCAATTTGCAGCAAGCCACGCTGAATCGCACCGATGCTGGCGGTGGAGATGTTGCCGTATTCAGTAGTAAAATCTGCGGCATTGTCACCCACGTTCTGCAACATTGCGCGCAGATCCTTCAAATCGAGTAATAACAGTCCATTGTCATCGGCGACTTTGAACACTAGCGCCAGCACGCCCTGCTGTACTTCGTTCAAATTCAACATACGCCCGATGAGCATCGGTCCCATGTCAGAGATAGTGGCACGCAATGGATGACCCATGGTTCCGAATACATCCCAGAACGTTACTGGATAAGCGCGATGTACAAAATTTTCCAGATTGAGTTGCGCGACTCTTTCGGTGACTTTTTGGTTGTTGCCACCGTTCTTGCTCAAACCGGACAAATCTCCCTTGATATCAGAAAGGAATACTGGCACGCCAATACGGCTGAAGGATTCCGCCAATGTTTGCAGGGTGACAGTCTTACCCGTTCCTGTCGCACCGGTTATCAGCCCGTGGCGATTGGCCATTTGCGGCAGTAAAAAAAGTTCTTGCTTGTTATTTTTAGCGATCAGTAGCGGTTCGCTCATATTGGCTCCGAGTTGATTGGGTGGTTCTGCACAAAAATGTAGCAGGCTACGATAGTTGCATCAATACACTAATGCAGATTAATCAGGCAAAAAATGATAACGTAGATTCAGTTTCACAATGCAGGAAAATTATGCATCCTCACTAACACACTTTTTACCACATTGTAATAATATGCTCGATACTATATCTGCGTGCTTCCCAGAAACTTTACAATAGTTACATATAAACTTTTAAGCCCACTCTTACAGGAGAAACATCATCATGCCTCGACATATGATCCAAAGTATTCTATTTGCCTCTATTACACTTGCTGCTAGCCATGCTCACGCCATTGATTTTGGTGATTTAATCAACAAAGAACTTGGCAGTTTGGGGAAATCTACCCAAAAAAATTCAGAACCTGCAGCCTCTAGCAACACACCGGCAACAACGGGAACTCTAAAATCTGCGGCAAATTTGGCTAATTTTAGCAACAATGATCAGGTTAGCAGCTTGAAGCAAGCCCTCATTCAGGGTGCAGAAACTGCCGTTGCCAGTCTTGCCAAAGAGAACGGTTACCTCGGTAACGATAAGGTGCGCATTCCGCTGCCGGAAAGTCTGCAAAAAGCGGACGGCTTATTACGTAAATTTGGCATGGGAAAGTATGCCGACGACTTGACTACCTCTATAAATCGGGCCGCCGAAACAGCGGTTCCTGAAGCAAAAGATCTGCTAGTGGGTGCAGTCAATAAAATGACCGTGGACGATGCCAAAGGCATACTCACGGGCGGCAGTGATGCCGCCACGCAATATTTCCGCAAAAACACTGAAACTGCGCTGGCCGGAAAATTTAAACCTGTCGTGGCAACTTCAATACAGAAAGTGAAGCTCGCGGAGACCTATGATCAATTCGCTGAAAAGGGGGTGCAGTTTGGTTTGATAGACAAACGCGATACCAAGATGG contains:
- a CDS encoding helicase HerA-like domain-containing protein — its product is MSEPLLIAKNNKQELFLLPQMANRHGLITGATGTGKTVTLQTLAESFSRIGVPVFLSDIKGDLSGLSKNGGNNQKVTERVAQLNLENFVHRAYPVTFWDVFGTMGHPLRATISDMGPMLIGRMLNLNEVQQGVLALVFKVADDNGLLLLDLKDLRAMLQNVGDNAADFTTEYGNISTASIGAIQRGLLQIETQGGESFFGEPMLNITDLMQTDANGYGMINILAADKLMSSPKVYSTMLLWLLSELFEHLSEAGDLAKPRLVFFFDEAHLLFNDAPEALLDKIEQVVRLIRSKGVGIYFVTQNPADVPDKVLGQLGNRVQHALRAFSPRDQKAVKAAAETMHDNPDLDEEAVITTLGVGEALVSCLDEKGRPGIVERAFIVPPQAQIGPINDAERKAIIQDSLLVGHYEKAVDRESAYEIIKKRASNKSAEGTTAKAADPTQEETSGDGGFGGMLGSIFGGSTSRSREGVGEAFAKSAARAIGSTVGRQIIRGVLGSLLGGRR
- a CDS encoding DUF4197 domain-containing protein, with translation MPRHMIQSILFASITLAASHAHAIDFGDLINKELGSLGKSTQKNSEPAASSNTPATTGTLKSAANLANFSNNDQVSSLKQALIQGAETAVASLAKENGYLGNDKVRIPLPESLQKADGLLRKFGMGKYADDLTTSINRAAETAVPEAKDLLVGAVNKMTVDDAKGILTGGSDAATQYFRKNTETALAGKFKPVVATSIQKVKLAETYDQFAEKGVQFGLIDKRDTKMDDYITRKAMDGLFLMMAEQEKAIRANPLEATGNLAKKIFSAIKF